Proteins encoded together in one Impatiens glandulifera chromosome 1, dImpGla2.1, whole genome shotgun sequence window:
- the LOC124945630 gene encoding uncharacterized protein LOC124945630 yields the protein MTDAWTDRKRRSIMNLCVHCREGMSFLSSREDSDSAHTGDYIFEYVDKCIEDIGEDKVVQVVTDNALNNMAAKRLLKVKSPNVFWTSCAAHTMNLMLEGIGKQSKFKKTIDSAKELTIFIYGHHQTLSMIRTYTDNIEIVRPGVTRFAKVLRIVDGDRPSMPWLYGKLKEAKEDIKSALNGVEGNYKPLLDIIELKGKGRLDNELHITTYFLNPFYFAKNRAGIGGAFEVMEAIQKCVEMFFPGDEILQGNVINGELQIYKNLEASFRAKFANCYEEINANSWFSFDPVGWWSNYGGSAKNLQRMAIRILSLTTSSSGCERNWSSFAMVHTKNRNRLTTEKLNDLVYVQFNSKLFYKKKTNDILEVSDYNKAQHMMVDGVQDVESNVDEEIDPITGATHMEVGNVVQLREPCEEEEFVSEPEDIDENNDAECRWDED from the exons ATGACAGATGCATGGACAGATCGTAAGCGAAGAAGTATTATGAACTTATGTGTGCATTGTCGAGAAGGGATGTCTTTCTTATCTTCGAGAGAGGATTCTGATTCAGCACATACTGGAGATTACATATTTGAGTATGTTGATAAATGTATTGAAGATATTGGAGAAGATAAAGTAGTACAAGTTGTGACTGACAATGCTTTAAATAACATGGCAGCAAAACGTCTCCTGAAAGTCAAGAGTCCTAATGTATTTTGGACTTCATGTGCCGCACATACCATGAATCTCATGCTAGAGGGGATTGGTAAGCAATCCAAGTTCAAGAAAACAATTGATAGTGCAAAGGAATTAACTATTTTCATCTATGGTCACCATCAAACTCTTAGCATGATCCGTACGTATACCGACAATATTGAGATTGTACGTCCCGGCGTAACACGTTTTGCAA AGGTTCTTCGCATTGTTGATGGTGATAGGCCTTCTATGCCATGGTTGTATGGGAAACTAAAAGAGGCCAAAGAAGACATCAAAAGTGCATTGAATGGAGTTGAGGGGAACTATAAACCTTTGCTAGATATCATTGAGCTTAAAGGAAAAGGAAGACTTGACAATGAATTGCACATAACGACATATTTTCTTAATCCGTTTTACTTTGCAAAAAATAGAGCCGGCATTGGAGGAGCATTCGAGGTCATGGAAGCCATACAAAAGTGTGTGGAAATGTTTTTTCCGGGTGATGAGATTTTGCAAGGCAACGTCATCAACGGAGAGTTGCAAATATATAAGAACTTGGAAGCCAGTTTTCGAGCCAAGTTTGCTAATTGTTATGAAGAGATAAATGCAAACTCTTGGTTCTCGTTTGATCCCG TTGGATGGTGGAGTAATTATGGAGGGAGTGCTAAGAATTTGCAAAGGATGGCAATTAGGATTCTGTCATTGACTACAAGTTCGTCGGGTTGTGAGCGAAATTGGAGCTCATTCGCTATG GTCCACACAAAGAATCGAAATCGACTTACGACCGAAAAGTTGAATGATTTGGTTTATGTCCAATTTAACTCAAAGTTATTTTATAAGAAGAAAACGAATGACATCCTAGAAGTTAGTGATTACAACAAAGCTCAACATATGATGGTTGATGGAGTACAAGACGTTGAGTCGAATGTTGATGAGGAGATTGATCCCATTACCGGAGCGACACATATGGAGGTTGGTAACGTTGTCCAATTGAGAGAACCTTgcgaagaagaagaatttgTATCGGAACCAGAAGACAttgatgaaaataatgatgCTGAGTGTAGATGggatgaagattga